TTCTTGCTTAGACCCGCCCAACGGCCACTTCGTTCGCCTTCCCCCGCCGCCGGCAGGCTGGTGCAGGGTTCGCATCCGATGCTGGTATAACCTTTTTCCCAGAGAGGATGGAACGGCAACTGATGTTCTTTCATATACGAATAAATTTGTTTGCCGCTCCAATTGGCGAGCGGGTGCACTTTTACCAAACCAGAGCGGTATTCCTCAACAATCCCGATGTTTTTTCGGGTTTCGCCTTGGGAGCGTCGAAGCCCGGCGATCCAACAATCCAACCCTGCCAGGGACTTTTGCATCAAGTCCACCTTGGTTGCGTCGCAACAGATACCCGATGAATCGGTTCGTGCATCCAAATTCTTTTTCGTGACAGCCATTTGTTCTGGAGAGGCTCTAAAAACTTTAAGATTCAGGTGAAATTTATTTCTCAACTCTTCCACGAATTCGTGAGTTTCTTTAAACAAAAAACCCGTGTCCAAAAATAATATGGGAATGGACGGTTCGATTTGAGTGGCCATGTGGATCAGCGCCGCACTCTGGCCGCCAAACGAAGAAGAGAGTCCGACTCTTGGAGCATAGGTTTTAATGGCCCAGGTCAATATCTCCTGAGGCGAAGCGGATTCAAACTTTTTGTTGAGGTCTTGTATATTCATT
Above is a window of Elusimicrobiota bacterium DNA encoding:
- the cysH gene encoding Phosphoadenosine phosphosulfate reductase translates to MNIQDLNKKFESASPQEILTWAIKTYAPRVGLSSSFGGQSAALIHMATQIEPSIPILFLDTGFLFKETHEFVEELRNKFHLNLKVFRASPEQMAVTKKNLDARTDSSGICCDATKVDLMQKSLAGLDCWIAGLRRSQGETRKNIGIVEEYRSGLVKVHPLANWSGKQIYSYMKEHQLPFHPLWEKGYTSIGCEPCTSLPAAGEGERSGRWAGLSKKECGIHTFLERKS